A stretch of Brassica rapa cultivar Chiifu-401-42 chromosome A08, CAAS_Brap_v3.01, whole genome shotgun sequence DNA encodes these proteins:
- the LOC103833302 gene encoding uncharacterized protein LOC103833302 produces MEPFHFDSWMVSLVRWKPVLEPNYPSKIIFWVRVLDLPLQFRAAETLQSVGQAIGTVQGQMDLIGGRIRVEVDGFKPLVFSVTVEFEQGVEVTVALRYEKLFGFCRECYMLTHEQSRCPALAKEDTESFMVGGSDGDGAAATSYKAVVANDTKQFGERREAHYNRSQAGRGGDKGKGIVREPQGVYRQEGSFHPYKGKHPRGYGDGASYQGRYTGYGDRRMGMQFRGPQQQQLRNDERDQLLQDPNKLMLGAFKGVRRSPVAGTVNKVGPDGTGASSSKARKTLLFEEPASTIQIGSTDQDVVAVGDTPNMQEIPVEQKQGEVEEETKLAEERSLHSQALDEANLMVDGVLLSDSELLLEEGDDQEDWEQGEIMDFTEEELASEDQGVGDQTVQETAQFETDKQVAGEGDEEKDTRKKGPMLEPAATGGSKKRGGQSFVSPRKKLLAKVAAKQGDKGIKKAPPKAKNSAA; encoded by the coding sequence ATGGAACCGTTTCATTTCGACTCTTGGATGGTCTCGTTGGTTAGGTGGAAGCCGGTTCTGGAACCAAATTACCCTTCCAAGATAATTTTTTGGGTCAGAGTGTTGGATCTCCCTCTCCAGTTCCGGGCGGCAGAGACTTTGCAGAGTGTGGGTCAGGCCATTGGAACCGTTCAAGGGCAGATGGATCTAATTGGTGGAAGGATACGGGTGGAGGTCGATGGCTTCAAGCCTTTGGTTTTCTCGGTCACGGTGGAGTTTGAGCAAGGGGTGGAAGTTACGGTGGCGCTTAGGTATGAAAAGCTGTTTGGCTTCTGTAGAGAGTGTTATATGCTCACTCATGAGCAATCTCGATGTCCAGCTCTGGCCAAGGAAGACACTGAAAGCTTTATGGTTGGGGGCTCTGATGGTGATGGAGCAGCAGCCACGAGTTACAAAGCTGTTGTTGCCAACGATACCAAACAGTTTGGTGAGCGGAGAGAGGCGCATTACAATCGTTCTCAGGCCGGGCGAGGTGGTGATAAGGGTAAAGGTATTGTTCGAGAGCCGCAAGGCGTCTATAGACAGGAGGGCTCTTTCCATCCGTACAAAGGAAAGCATCCAAGGGGTTATGGTGATGGCGCTTCTTACCAAGGAAGGTACACAGGTTATGGTGATAGGAGGATGGGTATGCAGTTCCGGGGTCCTCAGCAACAGCAATTGCGAAATGATGAACGGGATCAACTTCTACAGGACCCAAATAAGCTCATGCTTGGTGCCTTTAAAGGCGTTAGGAGGTCTCCTGTGGCGGGTACTGTTAACAAGGTGGGGCCAGATGGCACTGGAGCATCTTCCTCCAAGGCTCGGAAGACATTGTTGTTTGAAGAACCAGCTTCAACTATTCAGATAGGGTCCACAGATCAAGACGTTGTGGCGGTGGGAGACACTCCGAATATGCAGGAAATTCCGGTGGAGCAGAAACAAGGAGAAGTTGAGGAAGAGACAAAACTTGCTGAAGAACGGTCTTTACATTCTCAGGCTCTGGATGAGGCAAATTTGATGGTCGATGGTGTACTCCTCTCTGACTCGGAGCTTCTGTTGGAGGAAGGAGATGATCAAGAAGATTGGGAGCAAGGTGAGATCATGGATTTCACGGAGGAGGAATTGGCTTCTGAGGATCAAGGGGTTGGTGATCAAACGGTGCAAGAGACTGCTCAGTTTGAGACAGATAAGCAGGTTGCGGGGGAGGGTGATGAGGAGAAAGATACCAGGAAGAAGGGACCAATGCTTGAGCCTGCTGCGACGGGGGGCTCCAAGAAACGTGGAGGCCAGTCTTTTGTTTCACCACGTAAGAAGCTTCTGGCAAAGGTAGCAGCGAAGCAAGGCGACAAAGGTATCAAGAAGGCCCCTCCAAAGGCAAAGAATTCAGCAGCGTAA